One Setaria viridis chromosome 5, Setaria_viridis_v4.0, whole genome shotgun sequence genomic region harbors:
- the LOC117858480 gene encoding large ribosomal subunit protein uL18: protein MGGFVKTQKTNAYFKRFQVKFKRRRAGKTDYRARIRLINQDKNKYNTPKYRFVVRFTNKDITAQIVSASIAGDMVLAAAYSHELPRYGLEVGLTNYAAAYCTGLLLARRVLKIRDLDQEYEGNVEATGEDFSVEPADERRPFRALLDVGLVRTTTGNRVFGALKGALDGGLDIPHSDKRFAGFKKDEKNLDAEIHRKYIYGGHVADYMRTLAEEEPEKYQAHFSEYIKKGIEADDMEALYKKVHAAIRGEPTMAKITKQPPKEHKRYNPKKLTYEQRKASLVERLNALNSSGGADDDDDEDDE, encoded by the exons ATG GGTGGTTTTGTCAAGACCCAGAAGACCAATGCGTACTTCAAGCGTTTCCAAGTCAAGTTCAAGAGAAGGCGCG CTGGTAAGACTGACTACAGGGCCAGGATCAGGTTGATTAACCAAGACAAGAACAAGTACAATACGCCCAAATACAGATTTGTTGTGCGATTT ACCAACAAGGACATCACTGCACAAATCGTATCTGCAAGTATTGCGGGTGATATGGTACTTGCTGCTGCCTATTCCCATGAGCTGCCACGATATGGTCTTGAAGTTGGTCTGACCAACTATGCTGCAG CCTACTGCACTGGGCTTCTTCTGGCTCGTCGTGTGCTCAAGATTCGTGATTTGGATCAGGAATATGAGGGCAATGTTGAG GCCACTGGTGAGGACTTCTCTGTAGAGCCAGCTGATGAGAGGAGGCCTTTCCGTGCTCTTTTGGATGTTGGCCTTGTTAGGACCACCACCGGAAACCGTGTCTTTGGTGCCCTGAAG GGTGCTTTGGATGGTGGTCTGGATATTCCTCACAGTGACAAGAGGTTTGCTGGTTTcaagaaggatgagaagaaccTGGATGCTGAGATCCACCGCAAGTACATCTATGGTGGCCATGTTGCCGACTACATGAGG ACTCTGgctgaggaggagccagagAAGTACCAGGCTCACTTCAGTGAGTACATCAAGAAGGGAATTGAGGCTGATGACATGGAAGCTCTGTACAAGAAGGTCCATGCTGCTATCCGTGGTGAACCTACCATGGCCAAGATAACCAAGCAGCCACCAAAGGAGCACAAGAG GTACAACCCCAAGAAGCTGACCTATGAGCAGAGGAAGGCCAGCCTCGTCGAAAGGCTCAACGCCCTCAACTCCTCGGGTGGTgctgatgacgacgatgatgaggatgacGAGTGA
- the LOC117855463 gene encoding uncharacterized protein has protein sequence MSPPAMLLPVVCSAAPSCSPLCPVTASHVAARVPRRVDVGAALRSYADPLVAQVPDRPPLADSSILSPYPAAPDDIVRGFAGGAPAELPSAGHGADALCCAGTDQPLTFVAGLAAPDQTIAAAVAGSAPSDAAERALSDAPFPTTFPSDASEVEDSVARLIDKLGKQVFQAEDALTEAYDKLRLSAYDALGAWRKTVRDAVGGLKASVNASKEQAAGGVTDASGALQEKVAGAGAVAVDVLRKAIVAAEDSLSSAATFVVYSYGSAKESLPPNVRDLLSSSEEKASIVLRPIGNALQQVYVIVEGVEKNVGLDPSDPIVQLAVVLGGSVTIGASYWLFIYGGYSGDLSPESAFELLKNDGKAVLIDVRPEDLREKDGVPDLRLGARSKYASVASPEITGPIKSMLKGGRDIDDALLAVVIRNLKLVKGDSKVIVMDANGARSKSIARLLKKLGVQRPYLVKGGFQAWSKNLRVKELKPETALTAINEDVEEIFEQIKPTPTLVFGSLLGLSALSYAVLEWETTLQYIAVLSIGLTIYSRFSTYESSEDLEQDLKLLLSPVQVGAEALSWAAKKIEPNKVGLPTSPSTTAVKDRVLQAAAKHESQPSDADEPSAQTAEA, from the exons ATGAGCCCGCCCGCCATGCTGCTGCCCGTCGTCTGCTCCGCCGCGCCCAGCTGCTCCCCGCTCTGCCCG GTGACGGCGTCGCACGTCGCCGCGCGGGTGCCGCGGAGGGTGGACGTGGGCGCCGCGCTCAGGTCCTACGCCGACCCGCTCGTCGCGCAGGTGCCCgaccgcccgccgctcgccgactCCTCCATCCTCTCCCCCTACCCCGCCGCGCCGGACGACATCGTCCggggcttcgccggcggcgcgcccgcCGAGCTGCCCAGCGCCGGCCACGGCGCCGACGCGCTATGCTGCGCCGGGACCGACCAGCCGCTGACGTTCGTCGCGGGCCTGGCCGCCCCCGACCAGACCattgccgccgccgtggccggctCGGCCCCCAGCGACGCCGCGGAGCGGGCCCTGTCGGACGCGCCGTTCCCCACCACGTTCCCGTCCGACGCGTCCGAGGTCGAGGACTCCGTGGCCAGGCTCATCGACAAGCTCGGCAAGCAGGTGTTCCAGGCGGAGGACGCGCTCACCGAGGCCTACGACAAGCTCAGGCTGTCGGCGTACGACGCGCTCGGGGCGTGGAGGAAGACGGTGCGCGACGCGGTCGGCGGGCTCAAGGCCTCGGTCAATGCCAGTAAGGAGCAGGCCGCCGGAGGGGTCACGGACGCTTCCGGGGCGTTGCAGGAGAAGGTGGCCGGAGCTGGCGCTGTGGCTGTTGATGTTCTTAGGAAGGCGATTGTTGCTGCAGAGGATTCACTGAGCAGTGCGGCAACATTTGTTGTGTATTCTTACGGATCCGCGAAGGAGTCTTTGCCACCAAATGTTAGAGATTTGTTGAGCTCGTCTGAGGAGAAAGCTAGTATAGTTTTGAGACCAATCGGAAATGCTCTTCAACAG GTATATGTAATTGTTGAAGGTGTTGAAAAGAATGTTGGTTTGGATCCAAGTGATCCTATTGTTCAATTGGCAGTTGTGCTTGGAGGTTCAGTGACAATAGG GGCATCATACTGGCTATTCATATATGGTGGTTATTCAGGAGACCTATCACCTGAATCAGCATTCGAGCTACTGAAAAATGATGGCAAAGCCGTACTTATCGATGTTCGGCCTGAG GATTTGAGGGAAAAAGATGGTGTTCCTGATCTACGCCTTGGGGCTAGGTCTAAATATGCAAGTGTAGCTTCACCTGAG ATCACAGGCCCAATAAAGAGCATGCTTAAAGGTGGAAGAGATATTGATGATGCCTTACTTGCAGTTGTCATCCGAAACTTGAAATTGGTTAAG GGTGATTCAAAGGTCATAGTTATGGATGCTAATGGAGCTCGATCAAAATCTATTGCTAGGTTACTGAAGAAGCTTGGTGTGCAG CGACCTTACCTGGTTAAAGGTGGTTTCCAAGCATGGTCAAAGAACCTTCGTGTCAAAGAGCTGAAGCCTGAGACCGCATTAACGGCAATAAATGAG GACGTTGAGGAAATCTTCGAACAAATAAAGCCCACCCCAACTCTTGTGTTTGGATCTCTTCTG GGCCTCTCAGCACTTTCCTATGCTGTACTAG AATGGGAGACGACTCTGCAATACATTGCCGTTCTAAGCATTGGGCTG ACTATCTACTCACGGTTCTCTACATACGAGAGCTCCGAGGATTTGGAGCAAGACCTAAA GCTGTTGCTGTCTCCAGTACAAGTAGGAGCGGAAGCATTGTCATGGGCAGCTAAGAAGATAGAGCCGAACAAGGTGGGCCTGCCAACGTCCCCCTCCACGACGGCGGTGAAAGACCGGGTtctccaggcggcggcgaagcaCGAGTCGCAGCCATCTGACGCCGACGAGCCGTCGGCCCAAACAGCCGAAGCATGA
- the LOC117855464 gene encoding uncharacterized protein: protein MAGKSHTHKAFLLCNYVLLGAASSCIFLTLSLRLLPSPCGLLLLFLHALTAVFSAAGCSGSFTAPATPAQWHNAHTAGAALTAIFQGAVALLAFTRTSDFLAELQSYVRDEDGAVILKMVGGLGTAIFVLEWAALALAFSLRLDDEDDDDLHAKNWQSYNV from the coding sequence ATGGCGGGGAAGTCGCACACGCACAAGGCGTTCCTCCTCTGCAACTACGTGCTCCTCGGCGCGGCCTCCAGCTGCATCTTCCTCACGCTCTCGCTGCGCCTGCTCCCCTCCCCGTGCGGCCTGCTCCTGCTCTTCCTCCACGCGCTCACCGCCGTCTTCTCCGCCGCGGGCTGCTCGGGCTCCTTCACGGCGCCCGCCACGCCCGCCCAGTGGCACAACGCGCATACCGCGGGGGCCGCCCTCACCGCCATCTTCCAGGGCGCCGTCGCGCTCCTCGCCTTCACCCGCACCTCCGACTTCCTCGCCGAGCTCCAGTCCTACGTCCGCGACGAGGACGGCGCCGTCATCCTCAAGATGGTCGGCGGCCTCGGCACCGCCATCTTCGTCCTCGAGTGggccgcgctcgcgctcgccttctccctccgcctcgacgacgaggacgacgacgacctccaTGCCAAGAACTGGCAGTCCTACAATGTCTGA